Proteins from a single region of Enoplosus armatus isolate fEnoArm2 chromosome 6, fEnoArm2.hap1, whole genome shotgun sequence:
- the LOC139287072 gene encoding C-signal, protein MSASLCRSVLVTGSSRGIGLQLVKELAKSSNRPATIIATARNPTGSTDLQELSKTYPGVHIVTLDVDSQQSISSALEEVQSIVRNNGLNCLINNAAVGFSTDINTVTPEAMMKTFQINSVAPLFVTKAFLPLLQTAAAQSTGMGIHRAAVINVSSILGSITRNWGEGARFKNYAYRTSKAALNMVTRCLAADLESDGILCMSLHPGWVRTDMGGPHADLTVEESVSGLLTVLCNLTDNDHGGFKDYCGDNLPW, encoded by the exons ATGAGTGCGAGTTTGTGCAGGTCCGTGCTGGTAAcggggtccagcagagggatAGGACTGCAGCTGGTGAAAGAGCTGGCTAAAAGCAGCAACAGACCCGCCACGATCATAGCGACAGCCCGCAATCCGACTGGCTCCACG GATCTGCAAGAGCTCTCCAAAACCTACCCAGGTGTTCATATTGTGACATTAG ATGTGGACAGCCAGCAGAGTATCAGCTCAGCCCTGGAGGAAGTCCAGTCCATTGTAAGAAATAATGGACTGAACTGTCTGATCAATAACGCTGCCGTCGGATTCTCCACTGACATAAACACTGTTACCCCTGAGGCCATGATGAAGACCTTCCAGATCAACAGCGTTGCACCGCTCTTCGTCACAAAG GCCTTCTTGCCTCTGCTGCAGACTGCTGCAGCTCAGTCCACTGGGATGGGGATCCACAGGGCGGCCGTTATCAACGTCTCCTCCATCCTCGGCTCCATCACGCGCAACTGGGGCGAAGGTGCCAGGTTTAAGAACTACGCCTACCGCACCTCCAAG GCTGCGCTGAACATGGTGACGAGGTGTCTGGCTGCTGATTTGGAGTCAGATGGAATCCTTTGTATGTCTCTGCACCCTGGCTGGGTCAGGACGGACATGGGAGGGCCTCAT GCTGATTTGACAGTAGAGGAGAGCGTTTCTGGACTGCTGACTGTCCTCTGCAACCTCACAGATAATGACCATGGAGGATTCAAGGACTACTGTGGAGACAACCTGCCATGGTAA
- the LOC139286360 gene encoding spexin prohormone 2-like produces the protein MSVFSPGSHLMLTRHKIRATVVWTCTLAISLFVQSCYAQKLNVHWGPQSMMYLKGKHGRRFASEDDNSVSKQGLQGWYAVLRGVQRLQPREFGKPGHIVSAEKVLIRYLQER, from the exons ATGTCCGTCTTCAGCCCTGGCTCTCACCTCATGTTGACGCGGCAC AAGATAAGAGCCACAGTCGTCTGGACCTGTACATTAGCCATCTCCCTGTTTGTGCAGTCCTGCTATGCACAGaag CTGAACGTCCACTGGGGTCCTCAGTCCATGATGTACTTGAAGGGCAAAC ACGGCAGGAGGTTTGCGTCGGAGGACGACAACAGCGTTTCGAAGCAGGGTCTGCAGGGCTGGTACGCAGTGCTCAGAG gcgTCCAGCGGCTGCAGCCGCGGGAGTTTGGTAAACCCGGTCACATCGTGAGTGCCGAGAAAGTCCTCATCCGATACCTCCAGGAGAGATGA